A genome region from Bemisia tabaci chromosome 3, PGI_BMITA_v3 includes the following:
- the LOC109029976 gene encoding POU domain protein CF1A — protein MTLFSVLKEPVGLKLPNLNSLKLLQRLCTVGIMHDYMDLSHLSRKVSPGSPHSQHSDVDPLCLSPNASSGSPQSQHSDASSGKEHDPPTMDELDVFVKQFKKRRINLGFSQSAVGSALGPLCGHEIPQAIISRFEASMLKFKNMCKLKVFLQKWLDEATSMSVPATSIGPASAQSGNKRKRQGKDDSQKLALEQHFHQQPKPSSCEISSIADSLQLEKKLVRHWFGNRRQKEKRMTMPSRIERSQDRPLDSKKSSGPSEQKRKKDNQSS, from the coding sequence ATGACCTTATTCAGCGTTCTCAAGGAACCAGTGGGTCTCAAACTGCCGAACTTAAACTCTCTAAAACTGCTGCAGCGGCTGTGTACAGTTGGAATCATGCATGATTACATGGATCTCTCGCATCTCTCACGAAAGGTTAGTCCCGGATCTCCTCACAGTCAGCATTCAGATGTGGATCCTTTGTGTCTCTCACCAAATGCTAGTTCTGGATCCCCTCAAAGTCAGCATTCAGACGCCTCCTCAGGTAAAGAACATGATCCTCCAACCATGGACGAACTCGATGTCTTCGTCAAGCAATTCAAGAAGAGACGAATCAATCTAGGATTCAGTCAAAGTGCTGTTGGATCTGCTTTAGGTCCATTATGTGGCCATGAGATTCCACAGGCAATAATTTCAAGGTTTGAAGCATccatgttaaaatttaaaaatatgtgcAAATTGAAGGTGTTTCTGCAGAAGTGGTTAGACGAAGCCACCAGTATGTCAGTACCCGCAACTAGTATTGGTCCTGCTTCTGCACAGAGtggaaacaaaagaaaacgGCAAGGTAAAGATGACTCACAAAAACTTGCATTGGAGCAACATTTCCACCAGCAGCCAAAGCCTTCAAGCTGTGAAATCTCTTCAATAGCAGATAGCTTGCAACTTGAAAAGAAATTAGTCAGGCATTGGTTTGGTAATAGGCggcagaaagaaaaaagaatgacTATGCCTAGTAGGATAGAAAGGTCCCAAGATCGCCCCTTGGACAGTAAAAAGAGTTCTGGACCATCTgagcagaaaagaaaaaaagacaacCAGTCTTCATGA